The Deinococcus radiotolerans DNA segment CCGACGGCTTTCGAGGAGCAGGCTTACATCCTGAACTGAGGCTCCACCAAACCCTTGACAGATCAGTTCTCCTCCAGGTGCTCGACGCTCATGTCGGCAGCGTCGTGATTGAGGTGAGGGAGGGCGAGCAGTTGGTGTCACCGTATGCGTACACGGACGCATTGGGCGCCTTCTATGACACGGAAGACGAGGATGGCTGGATGGCGATGTACAGCCAGCAGCGGCGGACGGCGTTGATGTCTCCCTCCAGCCATCCACGCGCAGCTCCAGGAGCCGAGCTGTAGGTGAGCTCAAGAAGACAGGCGACCAAAATGGGTCGCCTGTGATGTTGAAGAGGATACCGCGGTATGCACGTGGGCGCCAGGACATGCGGCACACTTGCCGTTAGAAGTCCTCGACTTCGTTCTGGACGTCGTTTTCTTCCAACGCGACGTAGCGGCGCGTGGTATCCACCGATGAATGGCCCAGGAACAGCCCCACCCGGGTAAAGTCTTTGGTTGCTCGGTACAGGCGCGTCCCCGAGTGCTTCCGGGCGGCGTGGAAGCCCCGCCAGGCGAGGCTGTGCCCGGCGGCTTGGAAGGCCAGGCGCATGCGGTACTGCACCTGGTGGTACTGCCAATCGAACAGCCGACCGTCCAGCGTGAGTGGGAAGAGCCCGTGCAGGGCCGTGCGGACCCGGCGGCCCAGGGGCACGCGGCGGACCTTGCCGCCCTTGCCATGCACGGTCAGCTGCGCCCCCTGGATGTCGCTGACCTTGACGTTCAGGGCTTCAGTGACGCGCAGGCCCGCGTGGGCACAGAGGAGGAGGAGCGCGGCGAGCCGGGGGTCGCAGTGCGGGAGGACGTCATCGACCTCGCGCATGTAGGGGGGGTTCTTAACGATGCCGGGCGTAGGGTCCGGGGGGACGTGGGCATCCTCGAAGGGCTGGGCTTCGGTGGCGCCCGCCCAGCGCAGGGCGCGGTAGAGGGCGCGGGCGCCGGCGACGTACTGCGCGACCGTGGCCGCAGAGAGGGTCCCTGACTTTCCTCGACCCTGGGACGGGCGAGTCTGAAGCTGGGCGACGTAGCGCCCGCCATCACGCCGACCCGGCCGCAACAGCTGCACACCGTTCGCCTGGGCCCAGGGGACGAAATCGCGGACGGCCAGGCTGTAGGCGGCGAGGGTCTTGGCACTGGTGCGGGCACCTTTCCGACTGCCGGTGGTCATGTACGCCTGGGTGATCTGCACGAGCGCTTCAGTGTCGTACGTGCTGGCGGCTTCGACGGCGCGGATCCGGAGGGCCTGGTCGGTGAGGTTGGTCAGGGCGAGGGTGTCGCTGCGGCGGACGAGCGTCATGGCTGGGCCTCGGAGATCACGGATACCCGATTTTCGCACTAACAGATATTAGTGTGACTACGATGGCATTACGCCGCGGAAAGATGCCAGCCCGGCAACCTATTCTTCCTACATTATTTTCTTCCAAAAGTACGTACTCTTTTCGTATGACCGTTCAGAAAACCAGTGTGAGTCTTGATACTCAGCTGCTGGCCTTCGCCGAGCACTACCAAATCACCCACCAGCTCCGCTCCCGGTCCGAAGTCTTCGCCGCTGCCCTGACGCTTCTCCGGGAACGGGAACTCGAAACGCAGTACGCCGCTGCCCTCACCGAATGGAATGCCACGGAAGACGCCGACCTGTGGGACTCGGCCGCGGGCGACCTCATGACCAGCGGAGTGCCCAGTGCGCCGAGGTGACCTCTACCTCGCTGACCTTGACCCCGCCCGGCCCAGCGAAGCGGATAAGAGGCGTCCCGTCGTCATCGTCAGTAGTGACGCCATGAACCGAACCGTAGATCGCCTGGGCGCCGGGGCTGTCACGGTGGTGCCCATCACCTCGAACGTCGCCCGCATCTACGATTTCTAGGTGCTGCTCCCGGCCGATCAAACGGGCTTGGCTCAGGACAGCAAAGCCCAAGCGGAGCAGATTCGCACCATCAGCCACAGCCGCCTGAGCCCTGCGCCCATCGGTGTCGTCCCACCGGAGCTGATGCGCCAGCTCGATCACGCGTTGCGTCTGCATCTCTCCCTGACATAACGCTTTTTGACCCGTCCTGTACCCCTCAACTCCTGCCGCAGGCCCCTTCCTGAGCCTCCTGTGAGGCTACGCCTTTCTGATTCGTCCTGCACGTACTTTTTTAATTCCAATGTTTGGCGTTCAGCGATCGGGAGGTCAGGCGCTGCCCGCCAGACCTGCAGCGGCCCAGACATGCCCACCTGAACGTCCTCAAAAGTGCAGGGTTTGCCTCACTGGTCGGCTCAGCGCATAGAGATCCCTTACGTCTGGACTCACGTTCTTGGCGCCAGCAGACTGACTGAGACCGGTCGACGGAGTGGCGGAAACCGTTGCCTGGGAACAACCGTCCGGTCCTGTGGTCGTCAGGCGGCATGGGGCTGCCGTCCACGCCCCACGGTGGCCGGCCCTGTGGACGACCCGGGCGGCCGCGTGAGCGGTGAGGTCAGCGCCACCTGAAGTCCGCTGTACCACGCCCAGGCCCTGTGGACCTGGCTCTGCGCCACGTCCTCGTCACCAGGGGACTCCGCCAAACCGGTCGATCAGGCGTCCGGTTCCTGCTTCGGCAGGCTCGGTTGCGAGGGTGACGATGGCGTCGGTGCCTTCTTCCAGCGTTTGTGGGCCACTGTGGCCGTTCAGGTCCGTTGCGGTGTACCCGGGGTCGGCCGCGTTGAACCGGATGCCGGGAAAAGCCCGGGCGTACTGGGTGGTCAGCATCGTGACTGCGGCCTTGGACGCGGTGTAGAGCGGCGCGGTCACCCTGGATTCGACGCGGTCCGGGTCGTGGGTCACCGCGAAGGACCCCATGCCGCTGCTGACGTTGATCACGACAGGGTGGCTGGAGCCCTGCATGAGGGGCAGGAACGCGTGTGTCACGCGGACGATCCCGACCACGTTCGTTCCGAAGACCTCCATGGCCTGCGCGCCGGTCAGTTGCTCGGCCGGCACGTGCGGGCCGATGATGCCCGCGTTGTTGATGAGCACGTCGATCTGCTCCTCGTGCGCCGCGACGTCCTGCGCCGCGCGGCGCACAGAAGCGTCGTCTGCAACGTCGATCTGCACGAATCGCACGCCCAGCTGCTCCGCAGCGGCCCGGCCCCGTTCAGCGTGTCGTGCGCCCAGCAGGACGGTGTGCCCCAGTTCGCTTAATCGGCGGGCCGTTTCAAAGCCCAGGCCCTTGTTCGCTCCGGTGATGAAGGTGATCGTCATGGGGTGAGTGTGACGGCCCGTTCGCTGCCCGCCCAGGGAGGACGCGACCATAGGACCGTGAGTCCTCCCCTCACGCGGCGCGGCCGCAGGGACTAGCATGAGGCGCATGACGGACCAGACGAGCCTCGCGGCGACACTGCGCGTGTGGCGGGAACGGTTGACGCCCGATCAGGTGGGCTTACCGCTCCGGCCCTCCCGCCGGACAGCCGGGTTGCGCCGCGAGGATCTCGCCGAGCGCTCTGGGCTGTCAGTGGATTACGTGATTCGGCTCGAGCAGGGCCGCGCGACCACACCGTCTGGGCAGGTGGTCGCTGCGCTCGCGGGCGCCCTGCAGCTGAATGTCACAGAACGCGATCACCTGTACCGCCTGACAGGGTTGCAGCCTCCGGGCGACCGGCTGGTGCGTGACTGTCTCACGCCCGGCGTGCACCGCCTGCTGACGCGGCTGGGGGACGTGCCGGTTTCGGTGTTTGCGGCTGACTGGCAGCAGATCTGGTGGAATGACAGCTGGGCAGCGTTGATCGGCGATCCTTCTGCCGTTTCTCCGGAGCACCGGAACTTCGCGGCCTCGCGGTTTCCCGTCCCAGGGTGTCCCGCACGGGTGGAGGCCTGGCCTGTCCGGGTCACCGACCTGGACGCTTCAAAGCGCGGTCTCGTCGCGGACCTGCGTCGTGCCAGCGCCCGTTATCCCACCGACGCGCGTCTGGGTGCCCTGATCCAGCGGCTGCTCGGGGGGAACGCCGAATTCGTCCGGATGTGGCAGTCCGGAACGGTCGGCGAACACACGGAGGACCAGAAGGTCGTCGAGCATCCGGTCGTCGGTCACGTGCGCGTCGACTGTGACGTGCTGACGGCCGGTGATGCCGACCTCAGGATTGTCGCGCTGACGGCCGAAGCGGGGAGTCCCGACGCGCACCGCATCGAACTGGCTCGACAGGTGGCCCGGACCGGAACGACCTGAGGATTTGGCCGTGACCGGGAGGCCCCTGACGTCACGGCGGAAGTGCACC contains these protein-coding regions:
- a CDS encoding tyrosine-type recombinase/integrase gives rise to the protein MTLVRRSDTLALTNLTDQALRIRAVEAASTYDTEALVQITQAYMTTGSRKGARTSAKTLAAYSLAVRDFVPWAQANGVQLLRPGRRDGGRYVAQLQTRPSQGRGKSGTLSAATVAQYVAGARALYRALRWAGATEAQPFEDAHVPPDPTPGIVKNPPYMREVDDVLPHCDPRLAALLLLCAHAGLRVTEALNVKVSDIQGAQLTVHGKGGKVRRVPLGRRVRTALHGLFPLTLDGRLFDWQYHQVQYRMRLAFQAAGHSLAWRGFHAARKHSGTRLYRATKDFTRVGLFLGHSSVDTTRRYVALEENDVQNEVEDF
- a CDS encoding antitoxin, which codes for MTVQKTSVSLDTQLLAFAEHYQITHQLRSRSEVFAAALTLLRERELETQYAAALTEWNATEDADLWDSAAGDLMTSGVPSAPR
- a CDS encoding SDR family NAD(P)-dependent oxidoreductase, translating into MTITFITGANKGLGFETARRLSELGHTVLLGARHAERGRAAAEQLGVRFVQIDVADDASVRRAAQDVAAHEEQIDVLINNAGIIGPHVPAEQLTGAQAMEVFGTNVVGIVRVTHAFLPLMQGSSHPVVINVSSGMGSFAVTHDPDRVESRVTAPLYTASKAAVTMLTTQYARAFPGIRFNAADPGYTATDLNGHSGPQTLEEGTDAIVTLATEPAEAGTGRLIDRFGGVPW
- a CDS encoding helix-turn-helix transcriptional regulator, with amino-acid sequence MTDQTSLAATLRVWRERLTPDQVGLPLRPSRRTAGLRREDLAERSGLSVDYVIRLEQGRATTPSGQVVAALAGALQLNVTERDHLYRLTGLQPPGDRLVRDCLTPGVHRLLTRLGDVPVSVFAADWQQIWWNDSWAALIGDPSAVSPEHRNFAASRFPVPGCPARVEAWPVRVTDLDASKRGLVADLRRASARYPTDARLGALIQRLLGGNAEFVRMWQSGTVGEHTEDQKVVEHPVVGHVRVDCDVLTAGDADLRIVALTAEAGSPDAHRIELARQVARTGTT